The genomic region GCGGCGTTGGCCGGCGACAGGCCCGCCGGCTGGAGGACCAGCGGGTTCAGCGGGTCGCAGCTCAGCATGCCGCCAGCCAGCGTGGCGGTCGGGGGGTGAGGTTCCGGACGACCGTCACCGACCTAGTGGTGGCGCAGCCGTTGGCGGGATCGGTGGCCGTGACGGTGTAGGTGCCGGGCTGGTCGGCGGCCAGCTGGTAGGATGTGGCGGGTGCCACCACCCCCGGCCCCGTCCAGCTGTACGTAATGTCCTGCGGGGAGCCGAAGGCCTCCAGCGTGACGGAGGTCCTCACGCAGTCAAGCGTATCCAGACCCGAGACGGACAGGGCGGGCGCGCCCGCCCGCTGCACATAGGCCGTGTCGCTGACCACGCAGCCGGTCTTCAGATCGGTGACGTTGAGGATGTAGCGCCCCGGCGTGCTGGCCGTCAGCACGCTTTGCCGTACGGGCACATCGGTGAGGAAGGCCGTGTAATCGGCCCCCGGTTCGACGGAGAACCCGGCAATGCCGGGGGAGGCTGGCTTGAAAAGGACGGCCCGGCTGGCCGAGTCGCGCCTGACACCCGTTTGGGGGGTGTCCACGATAAGCGTGTCCGCCAAGCCTACCGGAGCGGTTTCCGCTGAACTGTCCGGGTAGCCGTCGGGCAGCGTCCAGTTGTAGGAATACTTCGTGCTGTCGTTCCCGGTCACCGTGGCGGACAGAGGCAGGGCGGCGGCCTGGTCGCAGGCGGCCGCCACGTCGTCGATCTGGACGGTGAACGACGGCAGGCCGACGTAGACGTCGTAGTCGTTGGTCGTCAGCGTGGCCCCTTCCTCCAGGGTCACGTCCTCGGCGTACACGTCGCGCGTCAGGGAGGGGTAGGGCCTGCCCGACAGCACCGGGATGAGGACCCGCTGGCAGGCGCTGGGCGTCTTGCCCAGCGACCAGTTCCGGGAGTTGTACCAGTCGCTGCTGACGCTTCCCGTCCAGGTGTTGGCCTGTTGGGCGCGGGCGGACAGTGCGGACAGCAGCAGTAAGAAGGCGAGGTAGTAAAGTTTTCTCATTGGGGAACCCGGTCGATAAGTTTGTCCTCACCCGAGAGCAGGTGCACTTTTCCCGAACTGGCCGTATTCTTGAACTGTACCTGCTGGCGGAAGGTGTTGCCGCCGATGCTGCCGTCGTCCCCGTTCCCTGTCTTCCAGATCACCGCGGGTTTCATGAACGTAGTGTAGTTGGAGCCGAACCGGGGGACCCTGATCGTCACGGGTCCCTCGAAGAGGCAGTTGTCCTTCAGAAGTAGCCGCATCCTGGGGTGGGCCGAAACCAGCGTCCGGCTCGGCCAGGTGTCATGGAACCTGCTGTGGGAGAATACCAGGTCCCCGCTTTCGAAGCCGGAAATGTCCACGGCATCCAGGAGTTCGGTTGGCCCGTAGCTGCCGATGTGGATTTGGTTGGAGTCCGGGCCGGCCTCCAGACGGACCGGCCCTTCGAAGGTACTGCCGTTCAGTAACCCGATTTTGAAGTAGCCGCCCCGTAGGCTGCCGGGTGTCAGCCACTGCCCGTTGCCATTCATCACGATGCGGACGCTGTCCTTGTAAGTGTCACGAAACTTGGTGCCGAACCCCCAGTCGTAGCCCGCAGAGTTGATCAGCTCGACCGGCTTGTGGAAGGTGTTTCCGCCCGCGCTGTCAGACCCGGCGGCATAACCGTCACGGTTGAGGATGACCCTGCCGTTGTAGACAGTGGCGGCGGAAGCGACGTTATCCGCTTTGATATGGAGGCTCCCGTTGACGGTGCAATTGGCCAGGCTTATGCGCGTTCCCTCCACGGCTGTGGCCGGGTGGGTGGCGGCGGCCAATTCCGTATGGGGGTGTTGATGATGCTGTTGATGAAGCTTATGCTCCCCTTTGACAGCCCCGCGCCACTGAGTCTGACCGTGGAAAGGGTGTCGATCAGGGAGCCGCTGGAAGACGCGGATAGAAATCCCTGATATTCGGAGGTATAGTTGCTGCCAAAAGCAACACTGCCTTCTGACTGGTCGACGTTGATGTCTTTGCTGAAGCGTATCAGGCTTGATTTCGCGTCTCCAGAAGGATTGTTTGTGAAATCACCCCACGCAGCGACTTCAAATCTCCCCCCCTGATTGTTCAGAGAGACCGGTCCCTCGAAATTCACGAAAGACTTGGGATAAAACTCGGTCCTGGGGGTAAGGAAGACGTTGACACTGTCCTTGAAAATCGAAGTGCCCCCCCGCTGTGAAAAGTAAACCCTGGTCTGGTTTGGGCCGGGATTGCTCAGGATGAAATCGACCTTCTTTTCGAAAAGGGTGGTGGAGGCGAAGGTGCCGATGTTCAGGTCACCCACTCCGTCCACAATGAACTTGACATTCCCCTTGAAGGTGTCGTTTGCATTGTATGAAATGTACACCCCCGAATTCCTCGGCCACCAGTTGTATTGATTAGCCTTGGATGTGACATGCATAACCACATCCCCGCCATAGGTGATCCCGAACAGCCTCCCGTATTCCAGGTCGATGTTTATTGGCCCCTGGATGTACGTGCCGTAAAGCGGGTTGATCCCCGTCACCTTGAGCTTCCCGTTGTCTGAGACAATCGTGCCCCAGAGGGTGTCCATCTCGTCGGCCTCAAGGGTGTGGCTTCCGATCGTTATCTGGTAAGTCTGTAATCTAAAATAGCGCACTTTAACTGAACTGCTCAGCACGGGGTAACGGCCGTCACTGGCTGCCTGTATTATCCGGACAAAACTCGTATCCACCGGCACGGCGTGGGTACTCCAGTTGTCAGGTTCATTCCACTCGGTGCTCACCGTGCCGGTCCAGTCCACGTACTGGGCGACTGCTGTTGGTGGTAGCAGCAGGCACGCCGCCGCCAGCATCAAAACAATGGATAGTTTCTTCATTCTGTATTTCAGTTGTTGATAATTACCTTCCCGTTGGTCACGTGTACGGACACTTTCGGTCCGCCTTTGCCAATCACCACGCTGTTGGTGGTCTCGCGGATGTTGACCGTTCCGTCGCCCCAGCCGTTGTCCCCCACCGTGGCCTTGCCCAGGGCTACCTTGCTCAGGATGGGGGCTTCCCCACCCGCCGGGTTGGTCTCCGTGATCCATATCTCCAGGCTGCCCGCGAAGTTCTTGGCCAGTTCGAGTGTCACATCGCCGTTGCTCGTTTCGATGTCCACCGTCTGGCTCTCGTCCTTCCTGTCGGCGAACCTGGCCAGTTGCACGGCTACGTTCCCCCGGTTGCGCAGGGAGAGTGGGGCGGCCAACCCACGGATGGCGATCGAGGCCGTCTCGGCCCGGATGGTGAGCGGCTGGCCGATGTCGGTGACCGAAAGCGAGCCCTTGCCCAGCTGAACCTTGCCCCCGTAGGGCGCGGAGGTTATTTCAATCTCCCCCGCCGGCAATTCGATATCCAGCGGCTTAGGACTTTTCTTGTAATAGTTTGCTCCAATAAGTAATGAAATCTTCCCCTGGGGGGCATGGGTGGCGATCAGGCCCGTGACATCCGTCAGCCGGATGCTGCCCTGGCGGGCGATGAGCATCCCCCGGGCCTCTACGCCCGTGGCGGTGATGTCCCCCTGCTCGCTGACCAGCTCGACCTCACCCTTGAGGTCGTTGAGCGCCAACGCACCGCTCTGCATGTGGCCCGAGAGGTAGGCGTTCACCCCGCTGATCGTCACGTCGCCCTTTTGGGTGCGCAGGCTCACCAGCGAGCGGTCCGGAATGTCGATGCCCAGTTTTTCGTGCCGCTTGCTGGCCCTGGCCTCGGTCTTGGTGGTGAACACCTTGGTTTCCCTTCCACTGCTGGATTGTCTGACCAGCCTGTCGTTGGCCGGGTTCTGGGCCTTGTTGGTGGTGGCTTTGGAGGTGGCCGGCACCCCATTCAGCGTGAGCTCGCCATCCGTGTTGAGGAGGATCTCGATGTTTTCGGGAGCACCCGCCGGCTCGGCCTTCTGGGCCAGAGTGGGGGAAAAGGGTGCCGAAGTAAGGGCCAGTACGACCAGGTAGAGGTAGCGCATGAAGAAGGGGTGTGGGTGTGAAACGGTTTAGGTATGAATGGTGCTACTTTGACAAAAAGTGGATACAAATTATGAATTTAAATCAACATCTCTATATCACTCCGCTGTAAATGTAAGCCTATTATTAATAAACCAAAATAAATTTGAAACTTTTTTTCAGTTTGTTCGTTATGGCAATTCACGCATCAAAAACTGAAATTTGCAGAATTTTATATTAAAATATTAGAAAAAGCGCTTCCAAAACACTGTCTGGCTGGCTTTACTACCACACGGTAATACATGCGATCTAACAGGTTACTTAATTAGGAAAATCATATCCTAATTCGATTCCAATGGTAGGCTCGAAGCAATCCTTCACAAGGCGGGAGCGGGGGCAGTTGCTGTACTTGGCATCATCACCCTGGTGGTTCTTTAACCTCTACACGGCTCTGGTCACTGGGAAGCGTTGGGCACGGTAACCGGTTGGAAGAGCATAAACGCGGATCAGGGCATCCCTTCGTTTAGGTTCAGCCCGGCGAATAAAAATATGTGGCCAACAAGTACGATATGGTGCCCCATGGGCACCAAGAAAAAGGGAGCTACTGCGAAGAGATATTTCTAGACAGACGAGATTCATAACCGGACTATTTCAGTGGCATTCGAGAAGCAGGCATGGATTTCCTTCTGTCCACTTCGCTGCTTCTTCAGACCATTGGCACGACGGCTTTCTTACGTATCGAATATTCTTTAAGTTGCCCCAGGACGGCATCTGTTCCATGATCCCCCTTGCTGGGCTGTTGGTAAATGGCAAGAGGCGTTGCCCGTTCTTCGGCGGCCAGGGTTGTCTATGCCGTTTGGGTGCCTCCTGGTGTATCATCTTATTACGGTGCTAGCCTGTTGCCTGGCTTCTGGAACTCCCATATTCGACTTGATTCGTCTTTATTAGATGCGGCCGAAACCGAACTTCTGCTTTCAGTATGCAAAACTGTACTGAAGGGATGGAAGAGGGCCGCTTCCGGCCTATCCGAAAGGTATGATCGATAGGACGTCAAAAAGTCAGGTTCAGAAAGGCATCCTTTCATTTTTTGCTGATCCCACTTGTTGGACCCGGTTTCCAAGGGAGTTTTCGAAGGAACCCCTATCCACAGCCTTGGTTCAGAAAGGTATGGCTTATTGGACCTTTGGAAAAGGGC from Salmonirosea aquatica harbors:
- a CDS encoding DUF4097 family beta strand repeat-containing protein, whose amino-acid sequence is MRYLYLVVLALTSAPFSPTLAQKAEPAGAPENIEILLNTDGELTLNGVPATSKATTNKAQNPANDRLVRQSSSGRETKVFTTKTEARASKRHEKLGIDIPDRSLVSLRTQKGDVTISGVNAYLSGHMQSGALALNDLKGEVELVSEQGDITATGVEARGMLIARQGSIRLTDVTGLIATHAPQGKISLLIGANYYKKSPKPLDIELPAGEIEITSAPYGGKVQLGKGSLSVTDIGQPLTIRAETASIAIRGLAAPLSLRNRGNVAVQLARFADRKDESQTVDIETSNGDVTLELAKNFAGSLEIWITETNPAGGEAPILSKVALGKATVGDNGWGDGTVNIRETTNSVVIGKGGPKVSVHVTNGKVIINN